One genomic region from Shewanella aestuarii encodes:
- a CDS encoding diguanylate cyclase, which produces MTLRSFSLALLSSLLLSLMLLLMLIYYIVYLPNIESEIIDQQQQEYQLLQSAFALSKQGVSSLSFDYAVWDEMVSYVQNPNNEFIHENMVSSSFEATNIHAVFIHNVDRQLVWKYQNEVLKGVKATIRQGDVDLAILPSQADIALQKVSERSGYIVVAGQLVFYSNHTIVPSSGVGEVAGSLTMVRLVTEKLVDELSRFSLVNFSLLPVDPNSMATFEEFFTAKPISVMAKSHTWVLVDPFDQQQLLLTIYHKKFAANQLPLTTVLLIFLFLGLIVALGMQVLSLLLTEPINQFNESIKSLPENNYINKVPSEYFIKELVSVSHSFNQLLNKFNAQQNYLETLTVQDALTGIANRRGLEAFGNKTISNWQDLAVGFSVIMIDVDHFKHFNDTQGHLAGDEALKTVAKNLQQTATEFQDDRVFVARYGGEEFCVIALFDDPLLVGKMAESLRAKVESNKIANTLPDKQWLTISAGGVIISAQTSDKAYRFNDFLKLADEQLYLAKKAGRNQVKLVEFNKKPTDMTP; this is translated from the coding sequence ATGACCTTAAGAAGTTTCTCATTAGCTCTATTGTCATCTTTGCTGTTAAGTTTGATGCTGCTGTTGATGCTGATTTATTACATTGTTTATTTGCCCAACATAGAATCAGAAATTATTGATCAACAGCAGCAAGAATATCAGTTACTGCAATCCGCCTTTGCTTTATCTAAGCAAGGGGTGTCTAGCTTGTCTTTCGATTATGCGGTTTGGGATGAAATGGTGAGTTATGTGCAAAACCCTAACAATGAGTTCATCCATGAAAATATGGTATCGAGTTCATTTGAAGCGACTAATATTCATGCTGTTTTTATTCATAATGTTGATAGACAACTGGTTTGGAAATATCAGAATGAAGTGCTAAAAGGGGTAAAGGCAACTATTCGCCAAGGTGATGTTGATTTGGCCATTTTACCTAGCCAAGCAGACATAGCATTGCAGAAAGTATCAGAAAGAAGTGGATATATTGTGGTAGCTGGGCAGCTGGTTTTTTACAGTAATCATACCATTGTGCCTTCAAGTGGGGTGGGTGAGGTTGCTGGTAGTTTGACTATGGTTAGGTTAGTCACTGAAAAGCTGGTTGACGAGTTAAGTCGGTTTTCTTTGGTTAATTTTTCTTTGTTGCCGGTCGATCCAAATAGCATGGCTACATTTGAAGAGTTTTTTACCGCTAAACCCATCAGTGTTATGGCCAAAAGTCATACATGGGTGCTAGTAGATCCTTTTGACCAACAGCAGCTTTTATTAACCATTTATCACAAAAAGTTTGCCGCTAACCAATTACCTTTGACTACAGTTTTGCTGATCTTCTTGTTTTTGGGTTTGATTGTGGCGTTAGGAATGCAAGTCTTATCGCTTTTGTTAACTGAGCCAATTAATCAATTTAATGAATCGATTAAATCTTTGCCTGAAAATAACTACATTAATAAAGTGCCTTCAGAATATTTTATTAAAGAATTGGTCAGTGTTTCGCATTCGTTTAATCAGCTATTGAATAAATTTAATGCTCAGCAAAATTATTTAGAAACCTTAACCGTGCAAGATGCTTTAACTGGCATTGCTAATCGCCGTGGTTTAGAAGCATTTGGCAATAAAACAATCTCAAATTGGCAAGACTTGGCCGTGGGTTTTAGCGTGATAATGATTGATGTGGATCATTTTAAGCACTTTAACGACACACAAGGACATTTAGCGGGTGATGAAGCGCTTAAAACGGTCGCCAAAAACTTACAGCAAACCGCTACCGAGTTTCAGGATGATCGCGTTTTTGTTGCCCGTTATGGTGGCGAAGAGTTTTGTGTTATTGCACTGTTCGATGACCCATTGCTTGTCGGTAAAATGGCTGAAAGCTTGCGTGCTAAAGTTGAGAGCAATAAAATTGCCAACACCTTGCCAGATAAGCAATGGTTAACGATTAGTGCTGGTGGGGTGATCATTTCAGCTCAAACGAGCGACAAAGCCTATCGTTTTAACGACTTTCTGAAACTGGCAGATGAGCAGCTTTATTTGGCTAAAAAAGCGGGCAGAAATCAGGTTAAGCTAGTTGAATTTAATAAAAAACCTACGGATATGACTCCGTAG
- a CDS encoding carbohydrate kinase family protein, translating into MSKLLCFGEVLVDLIPIDRQGLSHQAIAGGAPANVAVGFAKLGGYSGFAGGVSTDSYGAMLEQALADYGVNTQCLAKIDAPTATVLVTLDEQGERTFSFNRHNTADMSYTKAHVERLDWSQWNMFHFCSNTFTDTAMFEVSLIAIKNAFRQHKLVSFDVNLRLSLWSTESLISERVERCLPYTHVLKMSRDEAKYLADAKGLSITQYIQFCLVTGVETIVLTDGGNPVECINTHYQFKVAAPAIQAVDTTAGGDSFIAGFLYALADLEGSHIHLIQSLSNAKWVKSAVQFAIQCGAYTCQHKGAFPAMPTMAQLNWVEEKELVMAFA; encoded by the coding sequence ATGAGTAAATTACTTTGTTTTGGTGAAGTGCTTGTCGATTTAATCCCCATTGATCGGCAAGGACTGAGCCACCAAGCTATTGCTGGTGGTGCTCCTGCAAATGTCGCCGTAGGCTTTGCAAAATTAGGTGGTTATAGTGGTTTTGCTGGTGGGGTGAGTACCGATAGTTACGGTGCTATGCTAGAACAAGCGCTAGCTGACTATGGCGTCAATACGCAGTGTTTAGCCAAAATAGACGCGCCAACAGCCACAGTTTTGGTGACCTTAGATGAACAAGGCGAGCGAACCTTTAGCTTTAATCGACATAACACTGCAGATATGAGTTATACCAAGGCGCATGTTGAGCGTCTCGATTGGTCGCAGTGGAACATGTTTCATTTTTGCTCAAACACCTTTACTGACACAGCTATGTTTGAAGTTAGTTTGATTGCTATTAAAAACGCTTTCAGACAACATAAACTGGTGAGTTTTGATGTTAATTTACGTTTGTCATTATGGTCTACTGAGTCGTTAATTAGCGAGCGTGTAGAACGTTGCTTGCCTTATACCCATGTATTAAAAATGAGCCGTGATGAAGCCAAATATCTTGCCGATGCCAAAGGGCTCAGTATCACTCAATATATACAATTTTGTTTGGTTACAGGTGTTGAAACCATCGTGCTCACCGATGGGGGTAATCCGGTTGAATGCATTAATACTCACTATCAATTTAAAGTTGCAGCGCCTGCCATACAGGCTGTGGATACTACCGCAGGCGGTGATAGTTTTATCGCCGGTTTCTTGTATGCTTTGGCTGATTTAGAAGGCAGTCACATTCATCTTATTCAAAGCTTATCGAATGCCAAATGGGTAAAGTCTGCTGTGCAGTTTGCGATTCAATGTGGTGCTTATACTTGCCAACATAAAGGCGCGTTTCCTGCTATGCCCACAATGGCACAGCTTAATTGGGTAGAGGAAAAAGAGTTAGTCATGGCTTTTGCCTAG
- a CDS encoding MFS transporter, giving the protein MSKELNLNKNASESNIRMLTYLMFFMFAMTSDAVGVIIPELIETFNLSMLQASAFHYMPMIFIALSGLFLGYLADKLGRKSTIIIGLLLFSVASFMFALGESFYFFLFLLAVIGTAIGVFKTGALALIGDISTNAKQHSSTMNTVEGFFGVGAIVGPAIVSFLLVSGVSWKFLYFGAGLFCLILCWLAYRADYPALKRSSNQSINLASTFKMMRNPYALGFSFAIGLYVATEVAIYVWMPTLLLDYQGDYIFLATYALTIFFTLRAAGRFLGGWILHRFPWQQVMMWFSLAIFLCYLGTMWFGIDAAIVLLPLSGLFMSMMYPTLNSKGISCFSVDQHGSVAGVILFFTALSAALAPLFMGWVSDIFGHVKYGFYLATGFAFLLFLLTLFNLLRDPAAHLLASE; this is encoded by the coding sequence ATGTCTAAAGAATTGAATTTAAATAAAAATGCATCTGAATCTAATATCAGAATGCTGACCTATTTGATGTTTTTTATGTTCGCAATGACCTCGGATGCCGTTGGTGTAATTATCCCTGAGTTAATTGAGACTTTTAATTTATCAATGTTACAGGCCAGTGCATTTCACTATATGCCGATGATTTTTATTGCGCTGAGCGGGCTTTTTTTAGGGTATTTAGCAGACAAGTTGGGGCGCAAGTCGACCATTATCATTGGTTTGTTACTTTTTTCCGTTGCTAGCTTTATGTTTGCTTTAGGTGAGTCATTTTATTTTTTCCTCTTTTTACTGGCTGTTATTGGTACTGCAATTGGGGTCTTTAAAACAGGAGCGCTTGCGCTGATTGGTGACATTTCTACTAATGCTAAACAGCATTCAAGCACCATGAACACTGTGGAAGGCTTTTTTGGGGTGGGGGCAATTGTTGGCCCTGCTATTGTTAGCTTTTTACTTGTATCTGGTGTGTCGTGGAAGTTTCTGTACTTTGGGGCGGGTTTATTTTGCTTAATATTATGTTGGTTGGCATACCGTGCTGATTACCCTGCCTTAAAGCGTTCATCTAACCAGAGCATTAATCTAGCTAGTACCTTTAAAATGATGAGAAACCCTTATGCGTTGGGATTTTCATTTGCCATTGGCTTGTATGTGGCAACTGAAGTGGCCATTTATGTGTGGATGCCAACACTGTTACTTGATTACCAAGGTGACTATATTTTTCTGGCCACTTACGCCTTAACCATCTTCTTTACTTTACGCGCGGCAGGTCGCTTTTTAGGGGGGTGGATTTTGCATCGTTTCCCTTGGCAGCAGGTTATGATGTGGTTTAGTTTGGCTATTTTCTTATGTTATTTAGGCACCATGTGGTTTGGCATCGATGCCGCTATTGTATTATTACCCCTTTCTGGTTTGTTCATGTCCATGATGTATCCGACACTTAATTCTAAAGGCATCAGCTGTTTTTCTGTTGACCAACATGGCTCTGTTGCGGGCGTCATATTGTTTTTTACTGCGCTATCCGCGGCTTTAGCACCGTTATTTATGGGCTGGGTGAGTGATATTTTTGGTCATGTTAAATATGGATTTTATTTAGCAACAGGATTTGCTTTTTTATTATTTTTATTAACGCTTTTCAATTTGTTGCGTGATCCAGCGGCGCATTTATTGGCATCTGAGTAA
- a CDS encoding TonB-dependent receptor, with protein sequence MMISTTKKFVLSSLAVMVSASLWAEEAPTEVEPADGVGLERIVVTGVARGTRVMDSSVSVSSISPAQLEVSSPRSSAEAFRIIPGVKVESTGGEGNANIAIRGLPVASGGAKFLQIQEDGLPILQFGDIAFGNADIFLRIDSTVQIIESIRGGSASTAASNAPGGILNIISKTGDTDSGSVSATVGLDYDTYRTDFEYGTDINDTLRFHIGGFVRTGEGPREAGYTANKGGQIKANITKEFDSGYVRLYFKHLDDKSIGYLPMPMYSDGGSLPGFDSSSDTTQSAYFLSTLSLGADGQPRRGDMRDGMNPVVNSFGFEASFDLSDDWTIENRFRFSDVSGNFMSPFPAEVGSSSAIAQSIAGTGANLVYANGPKAGEVLSSDLAMRIHTFDVSMNDFGSIVNDIKLTKTIDDTNITFGYYTALQNISMSWMWNSYLMEVKGDNAALLNAVAADGTSYSDNGLYAYGVPFWGNCCQRNYDTEYKIDAPYIAVSSKLGDLSLDASVRYDSGDASGYYAGSVQSAVDMNRDGTISIPEQSVSSIDNSNPQPVNYDWGYTSYSVGANYQINDDLAAFARVSHGGRANADRLLFGKVRPDGSVADEDAVDKVDQYELGVKYRYDSLSVFATAFYSETEEQNFEATSQKFFDRKYEATGLEIETAYYIGDFDFRGNVTWTDAEIAKDALNPDVEGNTPRRQADFIYSLSGRYNYDKGSVGVNVIGTTDTYAQDNNDLTFDGYAQVNAFANYMITDGLSIAVNVNNLFDTVGITEAEEGSIPDNNIIRARAINGRTTTATLKYEF encoded by the coding sequence ATGATGATAAGCACAACTAAGAAATTTGTATTAAGTTCATTAGCGGTAATGGTGAGTGCCAGTTTGTGGGCAGAAGAAGCTCCGACAGAAGTTGAACCAGCCGATGGTGTAGGTCTTGAGCGCATTGTGGTAACGGGGGTGGCTCGTGGTACGCGAGTGATGGACTCAAGTGTGTCTGTCAGTAGTATTTCACCAGCACAATTAGAGGTAAGTTCGCCTCGTTCATCTGCTGAGGCATTTCGCATTATCCCAGGTGTAAAAGTTGAGTCAACGGGCGGCGAAGGTAATGCTAACATCGCAATCCGCGGTTTGCCTGTCGCATCTGGTGGGGCTAAGTTTTTACAAATTCAAGAAGACGGTTTACCTATTCTGCAGTTTGGCGATATCGCATTTGGTAATGCTGACATCTTCTTACGTATTGACTCAACCGTACAAATTATCGAATCTATTCGTGGTGGTTCCGCATCAACCGCAGCCAGTAATGCACCCGGCGGTATCCTTAATATCATTAGTAAAACAGGTGATACTGATTCAGGTAGCGTGTCTGCAACTGTGGGTTTAGATTACGATACCTATCGCACAGACTTTGAATACGGTACTGATATTAATGACACATTACGTTTTCATATCGGTGGCTTTGTTCGCACTGGTGAAGGCCCTCGTGAGGCGGGCTATACCGCCAATAAAGGTGGACAAATTAAAGCTAACATCACCAAAGAATTTGACTCTGGTTATGTGCGCCTGTATTTCAAACATTTAGATGACAAAAGCATTGGCTATTTACCTATGCCAATGTATTCCGATGGTGGTTCGCTTCCGGGGTTTGACTCAAGTTCTGACACCACTCAGTCAGCTTATTTCCTTTCTACGTTAAGCTTAGGGGCTGACGGACAACCGCGTCGCGGTGACATGCGTGATGGCATGAACCCTGTTGTTAACTCATTTGGTTTTGAAGCGTCATTTGATTTGAGCGATGACTGGACAATCGAAAACCGTTTCCGTTTTTCTGATGTTAGCGGCAACTTTATGTCTCCGTTTCCTGCAGAAGTAGGTAGCAGTTCTGCCATTGCGCAAAGCATAGCCGGCACGGGGGCGAATTTAGTGTATGCCAATGGGCCAAAAGCGGGCGAAGTATTAAGCAGTGATTTAGCCATGCGTATTCACACTTTTGATGTCAGCATGAATGATTTCGGTTCAATTGTTAACGACATCAAGCTTACTAAAACCATTGATGATACTAACATTACTTTTGGTTATTACACCGCTTTACAAAACATCAGTATGTCTTGGATGTGGAATTCATATCTGATGGAAGTTAAAGGTGACAATGCCGCGTTACTTAATGCTGTCGCTGCCGATGGCACATCTTATTCCGATAATGGCTTGTACGCCTATGGTGTTCCATTTTGGGGCAATTGCTGTCAGCGCAATTATGATACGGAATACAAAATTGATGCGCCTTATATTGCCGTAAGCTCTAAGTTGGGTGATTTATCATTGGATGCCAGTGTTCGATATGACTCAGGTGATGCCAGTGGTTACTATGCAGGTAGTGTGCAATCTGCAGTAGATATGAACCGTGATGGCACAATTTCTATTCCTGAACAAAGCGTATCATCAATCGATAACAGTAACCCTCAGCCGGTTAATTATGATTGGGGCTATACCTCTTATTCTGTTGGTGCAAACTACCAAATTAACGATGACTTAGCTGCATTTGCTCGTGTGAGTCATGGTGGCAGAGCTAATGCTGATCGTTTGTTGTTTGGTAAAGTGAGACCTGATGGCTCGGTAGCTGATGAAGATGCAGTTGATAAAGTTGATCAATATGAATTGGGCGTCAAATATCGCTATGACAGCTTATCAGTATTTGCAACGGCATTTTATTCTGAAACTGAAGAGCAAAACTTTGAAGCCACCAGTCAAAAATTCTTTGACCGTAAGTATGAAGCCACAGGTCTTGAGATTGAAACGGCTTATTACATTGGGGATTTTGACTTCAGAGGTAATGTGACTTGGACTGATGCTGAAATTGCAAAAGACGCATTAAATCCTGACGTTGAAGGTAATACACCTCGTCGCCAAGCTGATTTCATCTATTCCTTATCTGGACGTTATAACTACGACAAAGGCTCTGTTGGGGTTAACGTGATTGGTACCACAGACACCTATGCTCAAGACAATAATGATTTAACTTTTGACGGTTATGCGCAAGTTAATGCCTTTGCAAATTATATGATCACTGATGGATTATCGATTGCTGTGAATGTAAACAATCTATTCGACACTGTGGGCATTACTGAGGCAGAAGAAGGCTCTATACCGGACAATAACATTATTCGTGCCAGAGCAATCAATGGCCGTACAACAACGGCAACCTTAAAGTACGAGTTTTAA
- the mog gene encoding molybdopterin adenylyltransferase produces the protein MSKAKIGIVTVSDRASAGVYEDISGKAIIDTLNDYLTSEWEPVYEVIPDEQDVIEATLINMADKLNCSLIVTTGGTGPAKRDVTPEATEAVCDRMMPGFGELMRAESLKFVPTAILSRQTAGLRGDSLIVNLPGKPKSIRECLDAVFPAIPYCIDLMDGPFLECDEAVIKPFRPKAK, from the coding sequence ATGAGCAAAGCAAAGATTGGTATTGTGACGGTAAGTGATCGAGCAAGCGCTGGCGTGTATGAAGATATTTCTGGTAAAGCGATTATCGATACCTTAAATGACTACCTAACCTCTGAGTGGGAGCCTGTTTACGAGGTGATTCCTGACGAGCAAGATGTGATTGAAGCCACCTTGATAAACATGGCTGATAAGCTCAATTGCAGCTTAATTGTAACCACTGGCGGTACAGGCCCTGCAAAGCGTGATGTTACCCCTGAAGCGACCGAAGCCGTGTGCGACCGTATGATGCCTGGTTTTGGTGAGCTAATGCGCGCTGAATCATTAAAGTTTGTGCCAACCGCTATTTTGTCTCGTCAAACGGCGGGTTTACGTGGCGATTCACTGATTGTTAATTTACCCGGCAAGCCTAAGTCGATTCGCGAGTGTTTAGATGCGGTATTTCCCGCTATTCCTTATTGTATTGACTTAATGGACGGGCCATTTTTAGAGTGTGATGAGGCGGTCATTAAGCCTTTTAGGCCTAAAGCCAAGTAA